Below is a window of Pseudodesulfovibrio sp. 5S69 DNA.
CTTCAATGATGGTAAGCGACCTTTCCTGCAGGAGAAAATATGCCCTACAAGGAAGGAAAACGGTGGAGGGGTGTGGTGCGTTTCACCCCGACACATGGTCCGATCATCAGGCGCACGAAGTTCTTTGAAACCAAGAGACAGGCAGGGGATTGGGAAGGCGAAACCGTCAAGGCATTGAAGGTGGCCGACCAGAGAAACCCTGCCAAGGCCGATGTGATTGGCCGGGCTCTGACCGTGACGGAATGGGCGAATCGTTACCTCGATCACGTCGAGGCCACGATGTGCCGGAAGACCTACAACGAAAAACGGTTGGCTTTCCAGCGGCTGGGGGCTTTCCTCAGGGACGACCGGTCGCTGGTTGGGCGAATCAGTCTTCACGTGGCTCTGGAGCATCTGGCCATGGTCTCCAGGACGGTAACCGGGAATTCGGCGAACAAGGATCGCAAGAATCTCGCCGCTGCCTGGGTGTGGGGAATCAAGTACCTCAATCTGGACAGGGACAATCCCTTCCAGCATGTGGACAGGTTCCCCGAGGATCGCCACCCGCGCTACGTCCCGCCGCTGGACGATTTCCGCAAGGTGGTGCACCTGGCGGGACCTCGTCGTAGGCAACTGCTGTTGCTGGCCTTCCATACCGCGCCGCGCAGGAGCGAGCTTTGGAAACTCAAGTGGAGCGAGGTCGACTTCGGATCAGGGCTTGTCGGCTACTGGACAAGGAAGCGGCGAAGCGGAAACGCGGAATTCGATGAGCTCCCCATGTCCGCAGGGCTTCGAGCCAAGCTGGCCGAATGGAAGCTGGTGTCCGGCGCCGAGGATCTGGTCTTCGGCAATCGGTTCAACGGTCTTCTGGACCCGAACAATCGGTGGCTGAAGCGGTTGTGCGCCGAAGCCGGGGTGAAGCCGTTCGGCTTTCATGGCATCCGTCACCTGGCGGCCCGAGTGGCTATCGACAACGGTGCGACCATCATGGAAGTGAAGCATCTGCTTCGGCACAAGTCCATCGCCACGACCCAGCGCTACATCCTCCGGACGAAGAAGACCACCGGTGCCGTGGATGCCCTGGATGCAGCATTGGTCGATGCGGTCGGAGGCCGAGTCCGGAAAAATGACACTTGCGGGTGACACGTGGAAAGGAAAAGGCCTTACGCGGTGTGCGTAAGGCCTTGTATTTCCTTGGCGTCCCCAAGGGGATTTGAACCCCTGTTAACGGCGTGAAAGGGCGCGAACAACCCACCGGAATTTATTTCAATTGGTTAACAGCACCACATTCATCACGAAAATGATAGTCCCCATTGGAAATGACACGTGGAAGACACGCGGCCAATTAAAAAACCAGGCCTATCCCCCCATTCATCGTGACGCCATAAAATCCACACTTTTTCACACTGAAACCTCGTGACCCCGCCACCGAAGCCGAACTCCCTTCCCGGACCATCGAGGAACAGGTCGGGCATCCTGCCGAGGATGCGACCGACTTGAGCCGTCTGACGTCCGGAGACCGGGCCCGCCATGGATGAACCCGGTGTCGTCATCCGGAAGAGCGCCCGCAACATATTCCCGCTTTTCCTGCATGTTGTGCACAGTGGTGGGGCCAACCCAGACGCTATTTGCCAACCGTTCTCAAAGTGCGTTAAGACTCGGGCTGCCCAGCAACATCTCCATATCTCGACGAAGGACACGCATGCCGG
It encodes the following:
- a CDS encoding tyrosine-type recombinase/integrase; protein product: MPYKEGKRWRGVVRFTPTHGPIIRRTKFFETKRQAGDWEGETVKALKVADQRNPAKADVIGRALTVTEWANRYLDHVEATMCRKTYNEKRLAFQRLGAFLRDDRSLVGRISLHVALEHLAMVSRTVTGNSANKDRKNLAAAWVWGIKYLNLDRDNPFQHVDRFPEDRHPRYVPPLDDFRKVVHLAGPRRRQLLLLAFHTAPRRSELWKLKWSEVDFGSGLVGYWTRKRRSGNAEFDELPMSAGLRAKLAEWKLVSGAEDLVFGNRFNGLLDPNNRWLKRLCAEAGVKPFGFHGIRHLAARVAIDNGATIMEVKHLLRHKSIATTQRYILRTKKTTGAVDALDAALVDAVGGRVRKNDTCG